A single region of the Opitutus sp. genome encodes:
- a CDS encoding cysteine hydrolase: MTVIAALPYPFEVPELRRLALVVIDMQRDFVEPGGFGEALGNDVSLLRSAIGPIAELLAAFRARGLPIVHTIEGHRPGLYDCPPSKLQRGRGSVKIGDPGPMGRILILGEPGNGIIAELAPRDGELVLTKPGKGAFCRTDLEAWLLRQGITHLLITGVTTEVCVQTTMREANDRGFECLLVEDATESYFPEFKQATLAMVRAQGGIVGWTASSGTVLAAL, from the coding sequence ATGACCGTCATTGCCGCGCTGCCCTATCCGTTTGAAGTGCCCGAGCTCCGCCGACTCGCTCTGGTGGTGATCGACATGCAGCGCGATTTTGTCGAACCCGGCGGCTTCGGCGAAGCGCTCGGCAACGACGTTTCCCTGCTGCGCTCGGCGATCGGGCCCATCGCCGAACTGCTGGCCGCGTTTCGTGCGCGCGGGCTGCCGATTGTCCACACGATCGAAGGCCACCGGCCGGGCCTCTACGACTGCCCGCCCTCCAAGCTCCAGCGCGGCCGCGGTTCCGTGAAGATCGGCGATCCCGGCCCGATGGGGCGGATCCTCATTCTCGGTGAGCCAGGCAACGGCATTATTGCCGAGCTAGCCCCGCGCGACGGCGAGTTGGTCCTGACCAAGCCGGGTAAGGGTGCCTTTTGCCGCACGGATCTCGAAGCCTGGCTCCTCCGCCAAGGCATCACCCACCTGCTCATCACCGGGGTTACCACCGAGGTTTGCGTGCAGACAACCATGCGCGAGGCCAACGACCGCGGCTTTGAGTGCCTGTTGGTCGAGGACGCCACCGAGAGTTATTTCCCTGAATTCAAACAGGCCACGCTCGCCATGGTGCGGGCGCAGGGCGGAATCGTCGGCTGGACCGCCTCCAGCGGCACGGTTCTTGCCGCCCTTTAA
- a CDS encoding cupin domain-containing protein — MSVPLTPPPTGTPARYQPIVLQDLFTIADWQERIDWQPFKPGVEIHRLYGDGITGPAAALLRYREAASVALHRHTGYEHILVLAGSQRDQNLTACCGTLVVNPPGTVHRVASDAGCIVLAIYASPVEFLGETGVSATAEA; from the coding sequence ATGTCCGTCCCCCTGACGCCCCCGCCCACCGGCACTCCCGCACGCTACCAACCGATTGTCCTGCAGGATTTGTTCACCATCGCCGACTGGCAGGAGCGCATCGACTGGCAGCCCTTCAAGCCGGGGGTGGAAATCCACCGCCTCTACGGCGACGGCATCACCGGGCCGGCCGCCGCGCTGCTGCGTTACCGGGAGGCGGCCTCGGTCGCGCTGCATCGGCACACCGGTTACGAGCACATCCTGGTGTTGGCGGGCTCACAACGGGATCAAAACCTCACGGCCTGCTGCGGCACGTTGGTGGTTAACCCGCCCGGTACTGTGCACCGAGTGGCCAGTGACGCCGGCTGCATTGTGTTGGCGATCTACGCCAGTCCGGTCGAATTCCTCGGTGAAACCGGAGTTTCTGCGACGGCGGAGGCTTAA
- the ltrA gene encoding group II intron reverse transcriptase/maturase, giving the protein MSSVTETTDESSRYLNGEDCKDRKRQSRKDVGPKSLISDQHVGGVSGGGGVGKVVRLSGETCGGGASCDASTTGTSAAKPRKAGRAVAGVGDLHSSDDLADIKTAGERREGTCSHASQSGKGPDDGWGDELWIKTSPKVRKLQRVLYRKAKAEPHWRFYSLYGELYRQDILSDALDQVIANDGVPGVDGFEVETLVKNEAYRAAWLLALAEEMRTKTYRPSPVLRVYIWKDQARTKRRALGIPTVKDRVVQSAAVIVLQPILEADFHDHSYAYRPKRRTHQAMDKVKEAMLSGKVEVVDADLSSYFDMIPHRELLQLVAKRVSDGSVLRLIKTWLRAPIVEEDRDTGCRKVSANRCGTPQGGVISPLLANLYLNDLDHAVNEKCEQKPTMVRYADDLLILCKPGQGAGLQTRLKRWLEARKLKLNEEKTRLVDTRKEGFEFLGFSVAWRQGMKSKRRYPHVDPSAKSLAKLRDKVRMELDVRTRNQPAVAVVRKVNQITRGWATAFHYGNSTHVFSNQQAFVRNRLRRWLWRKYSRTHGLFEFFTDDRLHGQYKLWHWPLTAAWKQ; this is encoded by the coding sequence ATGAGCTCCGTTACCGAAACAACCGACGAGTCCAGCCGCTACCTGAACGGTGAAGACTGCAAGGATCGGAAAAGGCAGTCTCGCAAAGACGTAGGACCTAAATCGTTGATTTCCGATCAACACGTCGGCGGAGTCAGCGGGGGCGGCGGGGTGGGAAAGGTCGTTAGGTTAAGTGGTGAGACCTGCGGCGGTGGGGCGTCTTGCGATGCCTCAACCACCGGCACAAGCGCGGCAAAACCTCGTAAGGCCGGACGGGCCGTGGCAGGAGTCGGAGACCTCCATAGTAGTGATGATCTAGCGGACATTAAAACCGCCGGGGAGCGAAGGGAGGGCACTTGTTCCCACGCATCACAGAGCGGCAAAGGACCCGACGATGGCTGGGGTGATGAACTCTGGATAAAAACGTCACCGAAGGTTCGGAAGCTGCAACGTGTGCTATATCGGAAAGCAAAAGCGGAGCCGCATTGGCGGTTCTATAGTTTGTATGGAGAGCTGTATCGGCAGGACATTCTGTCGGATGCGCTCGATCAGGTGATCGCCAATGACGGCGTGCCGGGAGTGGACGGGTTCGAGGTGGAAACGCTCGTAAAGAACGAAGCCTATCGGGCGGCATGGCTGCTTGCGCTGGCGGAGGAAATGCGAACGAAAACCTACCGACCCAGTCCGGTCCTGCGCGTCTATATATGGAAGGATCAGGCCAGGACCAAACGTCGTGCGCTGGGCATCCCTACGGTGAAAGACCGGGTGGTGCAAAGCGCGGCGGTGATCGTGTTGCAGCCAATCCTAGAGGCGGACTTCCATGACCATTCCTACGCCTACCGGCCGAAACGTCGGACCCATCAGGCGATGGATAAGGTCAAGGAAGCCATGCTGAGCGGAAAGGTGGAGGTGGTGGACGCGGATTTATCGAGCTACTTCGATATGATCCCGCACCGCGAACTCCTGCAATTGGTGGCCAAACGGGTGAGCGATGGGAGCGTGTTGCGTTTAATAAAAACGTGGCTGCGCGCACCCATCGTGGAAGAGGACCGGGACACGGGGTGCCGCAAGGTGAGCGCGAACCGGTGTGGCACGCCACAAGGCGGAGTTATATCGCCTCTGCTGGCGAACCTCTACCTCAACGACCTCGATCATGCGGTGAATGAGAAGTGCGAACAAAAGCCGACGATGGTGCGTTACGCCGACGACCTCCTGATCCTGTGCAAACCGGGTCAAGGGGCGGGGCTGCAAACGCGACTGAAACGGTGGCTGGAGGCACGTAAGTTAAAGCTCAACGAAGAGAAAACCCGACTGGTGGATACACGAAAGGAAGGCTTTGAGTTCCTCGGTTTTTCCGTCGCATGGCGGCAAGGCATGAAGAGCAAACGAAGGTATCCGCACGTGGACCCCAGTGCGAAAAGTCTGGCCAAGTTACGCGACAAAGTGCGGATGGAGCTAGATGTGCGAACGCGCAACCAACCGGCGGTGGCGGTGGTCCGCAAGGTCAACCAAATCACTCGCGGTTGGGCGACGGCGTTTCATTACGGCAACAGCACGCACGTGTTTAGTAACCAGCAGGCTTTTGTGCGCAACCGGTTGCGGCGGTGGCTGTGGCGAAAGTATAGCCGCACCCACGGACTCTTCGAGTTCTTCACCGACGACCGTTTGCATGGTCAATACAAACTATGGCACTGGCCGCTTACGGCGGCTTGGAAGCAATGA
- a CDS encoding J domain-containing protein: MKRPRHTARQTAAFYPPPSPAPVRLSRCRLLIVIDDRPIQNAVWADFHAARKRVEKAARDLHRHEQTDTPAFNSWLHGTFPQLVTALRELSAEVERKGRDVEQAQFTASMTGRSVKKVWREHRDYEADPEAYERAHPQPEPAAADDSRRPHGDPTQPDDSDDEFEDFFKDLFGDEGDDGDSPFGGGRRSDRSPADHGNAKELYRRLVQHLHPDRGGEWTPARERLWHEVQQAWAARDADWLARLEIEWETANDTVSPDSSIGRLRRAIAELDAARRDTERKLRDYRKMPAWRFSLAENKRPQLLRNIGASLRGDFEQLKRHLAYLNETIAAWEAPASTPHQRRRGRGR, translated from the coding sequence ATGAAACGCCCGCGCCACACCGCCCGTCAGACCGCCGCCTTTTACCCGCCGCCTAGCCCGGCCCCGGTGCGCCTTTCGCGTTGTCGGCTGCTGATCGTCATCGACGACCGCCCGATCCAAAATGCGGTCTGGGCCGATTTTCATGCCGCACGTAAACGCGTCGAAAAGGCCGCCCGCGACCTGCATCGCCACGAACAAACCGACACCCCCGCCTTCAACTCGTGGCTGCACGGAACGTTCCCCCAGCTCGTCACCGCACTGCGTGAACTCAGCGCCGAAGTGGAGCGCAAAGGCCGCGACGTCGAGCAAGCCCAGTTCACCGCTTCGATGACCGGCCGCTCGGTTAAAAAAGTCTGGCGCGAGCACCGCGACTACGAGGCCGACCCCGAGGCCTACGAACGCGCCCACCCGCAGCCCGAACCAGCCGCCGCCGACGACTCCCGGCGACCGCACGGCGACCCCACCCAACCCGACGATTCGGACGACGAATTCGAGGATTTTTTCAAAGACCTTTTTGGCGATGAGGGTGACGACGGTGATTCGCCTTTCGGCGGAGGACGCCGCTCGGACCGCTCACCAGCCGACCACGGTAACGCCAAAGAGCTCTATCGGCGCCTAGTGCAACACCTCCACCCCGACCGCGGCGGCGAGTGGACCCCGGCGCGCGAACGGCTTTGGCACGAAGTCCAGCAAGCCTGGGCGGCCCGCGATGCCGACTGGCTGGCCCGCCTGGAAATCGAATGGGAAACGGCCAACGACACGGTCAGCCCCGATTCCTCCATCGGGCGGCTGCGGCGGGCGATTGCCGAACTGGATGCGGCGCGCCGTGACACCGAGCGCAAGCTGCGCGATTACCGCAAAATGCCCGCCTGGCGCTTCAGCCTAGCGGAAAACAAACGCCCGCAGCTGTTACGCAACATCGGAGCCTCTCTGCGCGGCGACTTTGAACAACTGAAGCGCCACCTCGCCTACCTCAACGAGACCATCGCCGCGTGGGAAGCGCCCGCCTCCACGCCGCACCAGCGGCGGCGCGGGCGAGGTCGCTAA
- a CDS encoding ATP-dependent RecD-like DNA helicase, with protein sequence MASAPANSDTLTGVLERIIFFNEENHYTIADFRPDSAEGKDAKVTITGALPGVQCGETLHLRGTWTKHAQHGDQFKIDAFRSELPSSVYGIRKYLGSGLVEGIGRAYANKIVDAFGTATFHVLSQESGKLRDVPGIGKKRATAIKKAWDDQRAFRELYIFLQTYGVTTGQCVKLINKYGSEAKRVLTTEPYRVAREIDGIGFKTADRIAINLGYANDAPPRLDAGLLFAMETLQEEGHTALREADLIDYATPLLETEARFLEARLVALVDARQLVSHAPAGVDNPLPGSALLQLPVNDRAEQKISATVVRLGKVGSGLPPIKADAAVEWAEKKAGFAFADQQRVGLKNALVSKFSILTGGPGTGKTSILRALVEILKAKKVRVHLAAPTGRAAQRLSETTGGFASTIHRLLKFDPSKGGFVANEHQPLATDFLIVDEASMLDTRLASALLQAVPSRAHLLLVGDIDQLPSVGAGNVLKDLIATQQVPVTRLNVIYRQNGQSQIVTTAHAINAGEPGLPPSVNEVAAAQAWSDLTFIVAESAEDCVRKTIQLCTEFIPAHYPWFKPIGDVQILAPMHKGVAGVSNLNVQLQAALNPHAKGLRGPHGEYRPGDKVIQLKNNYDKSLFNGDIGAILSVDTEAGTLTAKFDGDEHVFDRGEFANLAPAYAISIHKSQGSEYPVVIVPLLKGHFMMLQRNLLYTAITRGKKKVFIVGEPAAYGMAVRNNEARDRSTHLREKIAALTGKP encoded by the coding sequence GTGGCCTCCGCTCCCGCCAATTCCGACACCCTGACCGGCGTTCTTGAACGCATTATCTTCTTCAACGAGGAGAACCACTACACGATCGCGGACTTCCGCCCCGACTCCGCCGAGGGCAAGGACGCCAAGGTCACCATCACCGGCGCGCTGCCCGGCGTGCAATGCGGCGAAACCCTCCACCTGCGCGGCACCTGGACCAAACACGCCCAGCACGGCGACCAGTTTAAAATCGACGCCTTCCGCTCTGAGCTGCCCTCCAGCGTCTACGGCATCCGTAAGTACCTCGGCAGCGGCCTGGTCGAGGGCATCGGTCGGGCCTACGCCAACAAGATCGTCGACGCCTTTGGCACGGCCACTTTTCACGTTCTCAGTCAGGAATCAGGCAAACTGCGCGACGTGCCCGGCATCGGCAAAAAACGCGCCACCGCCATCAAGAAGGCCTGGGACGACCAGCGCGCCTTCCGCGAGCTCTACATCTTCCTGCAAACCTACGGCGTCACCACCGGCCAGTGCGTGAAGTTGATTAACAAATACGGCAGCGAGGCCAAACGCGTGCTCACCACCGAGCCGTACCGCGTCGCCCGCGAGATCGACGGCATCGGCTTCAAAACCGCCGACCGCATCGCCATCAACCTGGGCTACGCCAACGACGCCCCGCCGCGCCTCGACGCCGGCCTGCTCTTCGCCATGGAAACGCTCCAGGAGGAGGGCCACACCGCGCTACGCGAGGCCGATCTGATCGACTACGCGACCCCGCTGCTCGAAACCGAAGCGCGTTTCCTTGAAGCCCGCCTTGTGGCCCTGGTCGACGCCCGCCAGTTGGTGAGTCACGCCCCCGCCGGCGTGGACAACCCGCTGCCCGGTTCGGCGCTGTTGCAACTACCCGTCAACGACCGCGCCGAGCAAAAGATCTCCGCCACCGTCGTCCGCCTGGGCAAAGTCGGCAGCGGACTGCCGCCGATCAAGGCAGACGCCGCAGTCGAGTGGGCCGAAAAAAAAGCCGGTTTCGCCTTCGCCGACCAGCAGCGCGTCGGCCTGAAAAACGCGCTCGTATCCAAGTTCTCAATTCTCACCGGCGGGCCCGGTACGGGCAAAACTAGTATACTGCGCGCCTTGGTCGAAATCCTCAAAGCCAAGAAGGTGCGCGTGCACCTCGCCGCACCCACCGGCCGTGCCGCCCAGCGCCTGTCCGAAACCACCGGCGGCTTCGCCTCCACCATCCACCGCCTACTCAAGTTCGATCCCTCCAAAGGCGGCTTTGTCGCCAACGAACACCAGCCCCTTGCCACCGACTTCCTCATCGTTGACGAGGCCTCGATGCTCGACACCCGCCTCGCCTCCGCGCTGCTCCAGGCCGTGCCCTCGCGCGCCCACCTGCTGCTGGTCGGCGACATCGACCAACTTCCCTCCGTCGGCGCGGGCAACGTCCTCAAGGATCTGATCGCCACGCAACAGGTGCCCGTGACCCGCCTCAACGTCATCTATCGCCAAAATGGCCAGAGCCAGATCGTCACCACCGCCCACGCCATCAACGCCGGCGAACCCGGCCTGCCTCCCTCCGTCAACGAGGTGGCAGCCGCCCAGGCCTGGAGCGACCTCACGTTCATTGTCGCCGAATCGGCCGAGGACTGCGTGCGCAAAACCATCCAGCTGTGCACCGAGTTCATCCCCGCGCACTACCCGTGGTTCAAACCCATTGGCGACGTGCAGATCCTTGCGCCCATGCACAAGGGCGTCGCCGGGGTCAGCAACCTCAACGTGCAGCTCCAGGCCGCGCTCAATCCCCACGCCAAAGGCCTGCGCGGCCCGCACGGCGAATACCGCCCCGGCGACAAGGTCATCCAGCTCAAAAACAACTACGACAAGAGCCTGTTTAACGGCGACATCGGCGCGATCCTCTCCGTCGACACCGAGGCCGGCACGCTCACGGCGAAGTTCGACGGTGACGAGCACGTGTTTGACCGCGGCGAGTTCGCCAATCTCGCGCCCGCCTACGCGATCAGCATCCACAAGTCGCAGGGCAGTGAATACCCGGTGGTGATCGTGCCGCTGCTCAAGGGCCACTTCATGATGCTTCAGCGCAACCTGCTCTACACCGCGATCACGCGCGGCAAAAAAAAGGTGTTTATCGTCGGCGAACCGGCCGCTTACGGCATGGCGGTGCGCAACAACGAGGCGCGCGACCGGTCCACCCACCTGCGTGAAAAAATCGCCGCACTCACCGGCAAACCCTGA
- the hemN gene encoding oxygen-independent coproporphyrinogen III oxidase, protein MAKSMSPSPCYVPTPSSGIELLRKYSGPVPRYTSYPTANHFTEDLAAFNPVSLLKLDNQPGAGPLSLYIHLPFCQSRCWFCGCTNLVTSRQDSADTYLDDLTKEVALTTPYIDPARTVTQLHLGGGTPTFLTASQLRRLGQIFHDAFRFTTDAEISVEIDPRHLEPDQVAALYDLGARRASLGVQDTDPAVQLAIHRVQPPALNERAVNLLRNAGFTSINIDLITGLPKQTVSTFARTIDDVLALAPNRLSVFSYAHVPGLKPSQRIFDQQGTLPSADEKLRMQVLAKERLLAAGYVEVGMDHYARPDDELAVALREQALHRNFQGYSTRAGASLYGFGISAISTTPDGYRQNDKNLATYRTRLAKGELPVTRGWRLTEEDHRRKTIVMAIMCERRLDFPALSAKLGVEVEQEYANELASLADLEADGIVVRTADGLTVTDAGQPFVRVVAARFDAYLKTGTAAYHSRAV, encoded by the coding sequence ATGGCCAAATCAATGTCCCCCTCTCCGTGTTACGTGCCGACGCCCTCCAGCGGAATCGAACTTTTACGGAAATACTCCGGGCCGGTGCCTCGCTACACCTCGTACCCCACGGCCAACCATTTCACCGAAGACCTCGCCGCCTTCAATCCGGTCTCCCTGCTCAAGCTGGATAACCAGCCGGGCGCCGGCCCCCTGTCGCTCTACATCCACCTTCCGTTTTGCCAGAGCCGCTGCTGGTTCTGCGGCTGCACCAACCTGGTCACCAGCCGCCAGGATTCGGCCGACACCTACCTTGACGACCTCACCAAGGAAGTCGCCCTGACCACGCCCTACATCGACCCGGCGCGCACCGTCACCCAGCTCCACCTCGGCGGCGGCACACCGACTTTTTTAACCGCGAGCCAGTTGCGCCGCCTCGGGCAGATTTTCCACGACGCCTTCCGGTTCACCACCGACGCCGAGATCTCGGTAGAAATCGACCCTCGCCACCTCGAACCGGACCAAGTCGCCGCGCTCTACGACCTCGGTGCGCGCCGCGCCTCGCTGGGCGTCCAGGACACCGATCCAGCCGTGCAACTGGCCATCCACCGGGTCCAGCCGCCCGCGCTCAACGAACGTGCAGTCAATTTGTTGCGCAATGCCGGCTTTACCTCGATCAACATCGACCTGATCACCGGGCTGCCCAAACAGACCGTTTCTACCTTTGCCCGCACGATCGACGACGTGCTCGCGCTCGCGCCCAACCGCCTGTCGGTTTTCAGCTACGCCCATGTGCCGGGACTCAAGCCCTCGCAGCGCATTTTCGACCAACAAGGAACGCTGCCCAGTGCGGATGAAAAGCTGCGCATGCAGGTGCTCGCCAAGGAGCGCCTTCTGGCCGCCGGCTACGTCGAAGTCGGCATGGACCATTATGCTCGGCCCGACGACGAGCTGGCGGTGGCGCTGCGCGAACAGGCGCTGCACCGCAATTTCCAAGGTTACAGCACGCGGGCAGGCGCATCGCTTTACGGTTTTGGCATCTCGGCTATTTCGACCACGCCCGACGGCTACCGCCAAAACGACAAGAACCTGGCGACGTACCGCACCCGGCTGGCCAAAGGCGAACTACCGGTCACCCGCGGCTGGCGCCTCACCGAAGAAGACCACCGCCGGAAGACCATTGTCATGGCTATCATGTGCGAGCGCCGGCTGGATTTCCCCGCGCTGTCCGCCAAACTCGGCGTCGAGGTGGAGCAGGAGTATGCAAACGAGCTGGCCTCGCTGGCCGATCTGGAGGCCGACGGCATCGTCGTGCGCACAGCGGACGGCCTGACGGTGACGGACGCGGGCCAGCCGTTTGTGCGCGTGGTGGCGGCGCGCTTCGACGCCTACCTAAAGACCGGCACCGCCGCCTACCATTCGCGCGCGGTGTGA
- the ltrA gene encoding group II intron reverse transcriptase/maturase, which produces MSSVTETTDESSRYLNGEACKDRKRQSRKDVGPKSLISDQHVGGVSGGGGVGKVVRLSGETCGGGASCDASTTGTSAAKPRKAGRAVAGVGDLHSSDDLADIKTAGERREGTCSHASQSGKGPDDGWGDELWIKTSPKVRKLQRVLYRKAKAEPHWRFYSLYGELYRQDILSDALDQVIANDGVPGVDGFEVETLAKNEAYRAAWLLALAEEMRTKTYRPSPVLRVYIWKDQARTKRRALGIPTVKDRVVQSAAAIVLQPIWEADFHDHSYAYRPKRRTHQAMDKVKEALLSGKVEVVDADLSSYFDMIPHRELLQLVAKRVSDGSVLRLIKTWLRAPIVEEDRDTGCRKVSANRCGTPQGGVISPLLANLYLNDLDHAVNEKCEQKPTMVRYADDLLILCKPGQGAGLQTRLKRWLEARKLKLNEEKTRLVDTRKEGFEFLGFSVAWRQGMKSKRRYPHVEPSAKSLAKLRDKVRMELDVRTRNQPAVAVVRKVNQITRGWATAFHYGNSTHVFSNQQAFVRNRLRRWLWRKYSRTHGLFEFFTDDRLHGQYKLWHWPLTAAWKQ; this is translated from the coding sequence ATGAGCTCCGTTACCGAAACAACCGACGAGTCCAGCCGCTACCTGAACGGTGAAGCCTGCAAGGATCGGAAAAGGCAGTCTCGCAAAGACGTAGGACCTAAATCGTTGATTTCCGATCAACACGTCGGCGGAGTCAGCGGGGGCGGCGGGGTGGGAAAGGTCGTTAGGTTAAGTGGTGAGACCTGCGGCGGTGGGGCGTCTTGCGATGCCTCAACCACCGGCACAAGCGCGGCAAAACCTCGTAAGGCCGGACGGGCCGTGGCAGGAGTCGGAGACCTCCATAGTAGTGATGATCTAGCGGACATTAAAACCGCCGGGGAGCGAAGGGAGGGCACTTGTTCCCACGCATCACAGAGCGGCAAAGGACCCGACGATGGCTGGGGTGATGAACTCTGGATAAAAACGTCACCGAAGGTTCGGAAGCTGCAACGTGTGCTATATCGGAAAGCAAAAGCGGAGCCGCATTGGCGGTTCTATAGTTTGTATGGAGAGCTGTATCGGCAGGACATTCTGTCGGATGCGCTCGATCAGGTGATCGCCAATGACGGCGTGCCGGGAGTGGACGGGTTCGAGGTGGAAACGCTCGCAAAGAACGAAGCCTATCGGGCGGCATGGCTGCTTGCGCTGGCGGAGGAAATGCGAACGAAAACCTACCGACCCAGTCCGGTCCTGCGCGTCTATATATGGAAGGATCAGGCCAGGACCAAACGTCGTGCGCTGGGCATCCCCACGGTAAAAGACCGTGTGGTGCAAAGTGCGGCGGCGATCGTGTTGCAACCCATCTGGGAGGCGGACTTCCATGACCACTCCTACGCCTACCGGCCGAAACGCCGGACCCATCAGGCGATGGACAAAGTTAAAGAGGCCCTGCTGAGCGGAAAGGTGGAGGTGGTGGACGCGGATTTATCGAGCTACTTCGATATGATCCCGCACCGCGAACTCCTGCAATTGGTGGCCAAACGGGTGAGCGATGGGAGTGTGTTGCGTTTAATAAAAACGTGGCTGCGCGCACCCATCGTGGAAGAGGACCGGGACACGGGGTGCCGCAAGGTGAGCGCGAACCGGTGTGGCACGCCACAAGGCGGAGTTATATCGCCTCTGCTGGCGAACCTCTACCTCAACGACCTCGATCATGCGGTGAATGAGAAGTGCGAACAAAAGCCGACGATGGTGCGTTACGCCGACGACCTCCTGATCCTGTGCAAACCGGGTCAAGGGGCGGGGCTGCAAACGCGACTGAAACGGTGGCTGGAGGCACGTAAGTTAAAGCTCAACGAAGAGAAAACCCGACTGGTGGATACACGAAAGGAAGGCTTTGAGTTCCTCGGTTTTTCCGTCGCATGGCGGCAAGGCATGAAGAGCAAACGAAGGTATCCGCACGTGGAACCCAGTGCGAAAAGTCTGGCCAAGTTACGCGACAAAGTGCGGATGGAGCTAGATGTGCGAACGCGCAACCAACCGGCGGTGGCGGTGGTCCGCAAGGTCAACCAAATCACTCGCGGTTGGGCGACGGCGTTTCATTACGGCAACAGCACGCACGTGTTTAGTAACCAGCAGGCTTTTGTGCGCAACCGGTTGCGGCGGTGGCTGTGGCGAAAGTATAGCCGCACCCACGGACTCTTCGAGTTCTTCACCGACGACCGTTTGCATGGTCAATACAAACTATGGCACTGGCCGCTTACGGCGGCTTGGAAGCAATGA